A window of Solanum stenotomum isolate F172 chromosome 9, ASM1918654v1, whole genome shotgun sequence genomic DNA:
actaagaatgacaataatattgaatatttgttctttggttttacattggtttagacaattcaaatacataatctaattttaatttcctttaatatttagtcatgtaaccaatacttattaaacttattttagcatgatttagtacttttaaattatgacttgttaatttgcaatatttgttttacacgatttcattattattatttttttgttggatattttagtgtcattactcatatcacattttgtgttattttcttaagaaacaccttagatagttgtattttgataggactaaagaaatatttgaagtacaagtaaattttatgtttatatgaaCACTTTAtcggaaaaacccgaaaatctgaaaaacccgaggttgaaaaacccgagttttattggtttggtttggtttgatttgtagatttaaaaatccgacacaaataatttgatttgatatttgaaaaccCCGAAGCAACCCGAcaatgtacacccctacttttAACCCTTCTCTAGATCCGTCCCCGAGTAGAGGAGGAGAAAATGCCATACACTCCCATAGAAATAGAAGCAATTACTATCAATGAagagtttaaattttatgtaatcACAAATAATTCTATTTAATAAGTATTGATTGATACTATAGAATAAATTAAATGGTAAGGAATCTattataagaaattaaataacattaattattgaaaaatatatatttatattacatTACATtgtagaaaagaaaatatattgtatGTTAAAATTATCGAGCCAGGCTTTTATCTTCCATGGTAGTGGAAGGTTTAGCATTGGCTCCTAATTAACATGTTAATATCTTTAATTAATGAAAAGTACAAAGCAACAGACATAAACCTAACCTCCGATCCTAATGGTGGTAACACTAGTCAACTATCTTGCTAAAGATAGTTTAATTAGTCAACAAAAGAACTAGTGGGGTGAATTAATAGGAAAATCAATACCATAATAGGAGGACTTTTCCTATTTAGAATTGGTTATATTAAAGTAAACTATGGCGACTTCCTTTTACATcacaaaaaaaagataaacttCTAGTTAAGAGGTACATAAAAAATGTACATATGAAGCATTCTTCTATTGCCATGGGTAAGACTTTGGAGTACTATGAAGGTTCTTCATTAGAACTATAACTTgttttttttgagaatgtaagttgtcaaaagaaaaaaaaacctccTCGTATCGATAGAACGTTCCGCTACTGACACTTGAAAAAGCAGCTTTCAAGTTCTGTAAATCACTTGAGCTCTAAAACCTGTAGGAATTCATCTACATCAAGGAGGCAGTGTGGAAAGTCAATTGAGTTGAATTGATcactctaattttttattttgttggagtATCAATTGTAGATCATGCAATGATGgataatgattattattattattatggtcAACCACAATATAATTAGCATCCCTGTGGTTTTGATTATTATGGTCACAATATATACtatttaacttttttcttcTATTACAAATCCTTATTGATGACAAATAAAGAGATCATCAGAAATATAAACCAAATAGACCATTTCTTTAAGCCTAACTCATATTTCTCCAACTGGATAGAACACTTAATCAATagaatcaacaagaaaaaatcGAACAATATCatgttatgttgatgatatggaTTCACAATTGAAGCAGAGTAATGGCCTATGGATTACAAAAGACATGACTCCTTTGTCCTCGCATTGGAGTCTGACTAATTTGATTCTTGTTGCGTAGGGCCCCATTTGAGAGGGAAGTGCTCCCTACCAAGGATTTCTCTATATCcagggctcgaacccgagatCTCTAGTTAAGGGGGGAGCAGACTCATCCACTGCACCACATTATTTAGTGGTCAAAAGCCCAGGACTCCATTGTTCACTTATGGTAGACTTCTTTAGATCTCACATGTTTCCTCTGTTTTCTTTGTGATTAGTTTAGACCAGTTTGTACTTGATGATTTCTTAGTCATTCATGCTCGGACAAGTTGATCTCTGTAAGCTATTCAACCTCAGTAGGAAAAAACTAAAAGCAGATTTGTTAAGGTAAGTACATGAAAAGATCTTCCAATATTCTACTTAAGAGCATCCATTTGATGTTGAATTTAGTTTTCCATCAGAAGAAACAACAACTGCATCAGTAATAATCAAGGAACTAACTCATACCTTGATAATCCATCGACCTTGGAACCGGTTGAGGCAACATCATGTTATCAAGACACCAGTTTCCTGTTTGTTCATATGTTGTTGGGAGAAAACAATAAATAAGCTCCACCAAGCAACATGATCATTACTTTCATTAGTAGTACTCTGCATCACACATATTTTATGAAGCAAGAGCGAGAGTGTCGTCTATGCTTCTCTTTTTCTTGCAGCCTTCCAAAAAAATGCGCCATATTAGAGCATTTGGAGGGAAAGGCATCCCAGTGATTAACTGCTCGGCGTCTGTCAAATAGCCATACCTAGCCAACAAGTCCACTGCAATAAGATAGTGATCCATATCTGGTTCTACCCCATATTTTCCTTTCATCTGCCCAAACAATTCCATCCCCTCTTTCACTAATCCAACGTGCCTACATGCTGAAAGCACGGATAGGAAAGCAACCTTATCAGGTTTAATCCCGGTCATATCCATCTCCTTGAATTTCTCCAATGCCTCTAATGCATAACCGTGCAGTCCAAGGGCTGAAACAATGGATGTCCATGTGATCACATTTTTAGTCGTCATTTCATTGAAAATCTTGATTGAACTTGCAAGGCTCCCGCATTTGCCATACATGTCAATCATGATATTGCAGACAAATGTGTCACAACGCTTAAAATCAGTCTTTGTAATGAGGCCATGAAGTGAGCTACCTAGACCAAGGTTACAAAGCTTGGTGCACACACTAAACAGGCTAACATATGTGTATCTATCAGGAGATACTCTAGCCATCCGCATGTGTTCAAGAAGTTCAAAAACTTCTTCATAATCACCATTTCTAGAACAGGCTGCAATCAAAATATTCCAAGATATAGTATCTGGATTTTCAAGGTCAGAAAACAACTCTTGAGTCTTGTCGAATTGTCCATTTCTGTTATAAATATTTGCGATCATATTGGATGCAACAACAGGAAGTGGCATGTCATTGGTAGTGACAAACCTTAGGGCATCATCAACTGAACTAGTTTTTGCATATGAAGAAATGAGACTGCTAGAGACATAATCATTATCAATGTAACCCATTTTTATGGACAAAGAATGGAGCTGAAGTACCTCTAATATTCCTGACGATTTCACAGCAATAGAAAAGGAAAACTCAGTTGGAAGACAACCCGAGTGAATCATTTGTTGAAGCAGCGAAATAGCATAAGAAGAACCTTTACTCGAGTAACCCAGCATCAACGTATTCCAAGTAACCACATTCTTCTCTGATATTTCATCAAAGCAAACACGGGCATCATCCAATCTATCACATTTAACATAAAAGTCAAGTAAAGCACTACCGACATATACATCAGATTCAAACTTTTTCTGGATTACTTTCGCATGGATGGACTCCCCAAGCAATCGAAACTGCTGGCTAGTGCAGCAACTTAGGGCACTCACATAACTCGTATCATTAGGCAATAAGCCACTTACACACATTTTCCTAAAAACAACCAATGCCCTATCTGCTCTTTCAATCTTCGCCATTGCACCAACCATTGTATTCCACGACACAACATCCTTAACAGGAACATCTTCAAACATTTTCTCCGTCTTATGTATGTCAGAGCATTTCGCATACATGTTAATCAATGAATTATTCACTGAAACAGAAAAATCCAGTCCATTTTTCACTACCAACCCATGTACTAGTTCCCCTAATATAAAATCAAGTTCCCCAACAAAACCGACCAATATGCCCACGAAAGTGCTCTCAGAAGGAGCCATTCCACTCCTTAATAACCTCCTTAACACCATCATTGACTCCTCAACACATTCATACTGTCCAAACAAGGATATCATACAATTCAAAGTCACCAAATTCCTTTTAGGCATTTCGTCGAAAACCTGCATAGCTTCATCTAACCATCCTTTCCTTCCAAGTAAACCCAATAATGCAGTCCCTGTTACAGCATCAACGAAAAACAGCCCCAATTTTTCAGCCAACGCTTGCAACTGAAATCCTTGAATAACATCCAAACACTCGCAACCCAAAACCCCACCAAAACTAAACTGAGTCGGCTCATATCCACAACCCCTCATCTCAGAAAACAACTTCCAAGCCTCTAATAAACTTCCATTCCGACTATAACCACTAATCATTGTATTATATGACGCAACATTTCTCTTGGACATATTATCAAACACCTTGCGTGCAATGCGGATATCACCGAATACAGAGTACTTGAACATGATAGTGTTATTCGCCAAAAAGGGTTGAGTTGGGTGTTGCCCCATTGTGATTGTGAGTGCGTGAAGAGCCTTAGTTGCGTCGAGAGATTGAATCCAATTTGGTTCTTGAAGTAACTGAATGAGCCTTTGATGCTTGATTTTATCTCCATGATTAGAGAAATATTTAGGGAATATTGAAATTCTTGACAGTGAAGTAGTGTTCCTCATGCAGCACCAGCCAAAGAGTACTGGAAAGTATTAAGCTTGTGTGCATTTAGGAGCTACAATTTTATGCACTTGATTTGAGGAAAGATCGGATTACAAGAGTTTACTGTACACGGCCTTACCTGCTATGTTTATGGATTTTATATTCAAGAAAAAAGAACCATATGGatttaaatcaaacacaagattGTAGTCAGGCTAAAGTTATTTAAACCATCAAACATTCTTTCGAGGATCATATCATCTATATAATATACAGAGGAGAATCTAACGATTTTTTAGAATATGAATACATCACGAAAAAAATGCATTAAGTGAGAATTGATCTCTTATTCTGTGGGAAATTGTCTTGTGAAAATATCATACTATGGCCTTTTTAACTCTTAATATATTACTCTTACTAATACTTGTGAAGAAAACAAGGTGAAAATGCAAGTATCAACACCATTGCATATCCATCtaacacaaataaaaatgatacaAAGTTCTTATTTTCCCTTCAATNGTATCATATATATAACATACAGAGGAGAATCTAAAGATTTTTTAGAATATGAATACATCACGAAAAAAAATGCATTAAGTGAGAATTGATCTCTGATTCTATGGGAAATTGTATCGTGAAAATATCATACTATGGTCTTTCAACTATTAATATATTTCTCTTACTACTACTTGTGAAGAAAACAAGGTGAAAATGCAAGTATCAACACCATTGCATATCCATCtaacacaaataaaaatgatacaAAGTTCTTATTTTCCCTTCAATGACAACAACTCATTCATGGATTAATGATGTTTGGGATCAGGTCCTCAAGGACTTCGTCGCGTTGGTTTGTATCTTCTTTGTAATTTGCTTTTATATCCGTCATAATAATGTACCTCGAGGGCTTTTTTCCTCTCGAAATATACGAGAAAAGGTTCAGTTAAACTTCTTTTTTGCTCCATAGGACGAGCAATATTTGAACATTGCACCATAATAAGCACAACAATtagaaatacataaaatttcCCCATGTACATTGTCCTAATTGATGATAAATACTTGAAACATAGATGTAGCCTAGTTttcaacatacatatatatagacaaaaaatatttttcttatatttatttggcCACTTGTTCAGAGTTTGTTATTTGGAAAAGATTTATTGaaatataacttttaatttGTTGTCTTAACATTCCTTTGTGAGGCATCCAAGAGTCGACTTCTATTTGTCCTAacataagttatttttatagttCATAAAAGTTGTCTATCTTTAGTTTTGCAAGTGGTCTGTGACAATCAATTTGATTTGTCATATtccactttttatttttggttagtGACTATCCTGCTTTTTTTTATGGGTCAAACACgtgaaaattcatttttatatgAATGACGGGTGAGATTCGATCTCAAGAGCTTTGTCTGCTATAATACCAAGATGAAAGAGATAAAGTAAAGGTGTAAACCTATGTACCTCGTTCATTCTATTCTTGTATATTAGCATATAATAAGATAATactaacaaattcaatatttagATATTCTTGATATAGTGTGATATTGTCTAGTCTGGGTCCCTCCATGGTTTCCCTTAAAAAGGCTCACTTTCATACCATTAGGGGTATCCAAACAACTTAAATGCTCTTTTCTAGTTTTTTCAACTATTAATATGAAACTTTGTTCGCACACCCAAAAATCTCCTTCTCACACTAAATTTCACGTGGCCCATCACTACAATCCACAAATTTATTCCGAGATTATTGTGTTCCAACTACAAGACCGAGCATTTTTGGCCCCACCGAAACTCGGAGCTAGCTAGTTTCTTCTTGTGTGTGCACATCTTCAAGCTACTCTAAAGGTATATAGTAAACCGAATATTATACTATCACTTCACCattttcataattgtatggtcGAATCATTGACTCTGAAACCAGTTGTTAACTAAGTCAGTCCAAAGATACTTTTAATATAGTGCGATTTAAAACTTtgttcaaatatcaaaccaaaacaATGTTCTTTCTCTGTTTTAAGTCTCATTCttctaattatattattttagtcACACTCCACTAAAGGCAATTAGAAGCTTAAGTCATATACATGTTTCAAAGCAAGATTTACGTATCTtgttaattacttgtttttaaTCAAATACAAAACTCATTAAACACTTTGACAAAGTCAAATTGAAAAGTTGCAAACACAATTTACAAAATCTAGGTGCATAATCCCGTTTACTGGCCTGGTTTTTGGTCTTATTAATAAGGTTATGTCACTAATACACTACTCACTAGCACTAACTACTAATTATATAGATAAATGTAACAATCAACATGAAGTCAATCAATAAACAAAAGCTAAGTGGGGCCCTTTTCATACTAATTAAAGTGTACGGGATGATTGAGATCCCTTCGCTCATTCCAAATCAAACATATCTTTTCCATAAGAAATATAGCAAGACTCATTGACAATATAACAATCGTTTTAGAAATTTAACCAGATATAATAAGATGGTTGAAATTCCTTTACACTTAACTGAAAGCACCGCCCCAAAAATGTGCTCTCCAATACACAAATCCGAATTTAATTATTTCCCAATGCATATATCAAACCacatatgaaaaaaatacattttggGAATTTATTTTGTTGGTGCAATTCGTTTAATTCAGAACATTAATTAACAGAGAGCAAATAGtttcttcaacaaaaaaaaaacaattgaatttaatatatttatttgaaaaaaaatttgaactatCTGAAATCTGTTCTAAGCATCTTCGAACAATGCTGCTTCTGCAATGAATCAACATTCTCATCAATTTCTTTTCGCTTTCGACGAACAATCTCTtgagaagaaaaagaatcagATCTCTGAAATCTAGCAAATGCAACTGAATTGGTGATATCTTTCAAAGGCCTCCTGAATTTTCTcttgcaaaatttcaattttgaagaatttgggGTCAATTTTTGTACAGAGAAAGGTGAGATATTCTCCTTATTATCAAATTCAGTAATAATAGCTAACACCTCCATTTTTTCAGATGTAAAAAACAAAGTATTTGAAGAAGTAATTTATAGATATGGGATTTTGAAGAAGGACTAAAATTTTGGAGGGAAGGATttgaaatttgtttatttttttaatctgtaAAATTCAGGTGGgtgcttatttttttaaacaaggGAGggaagagtttttttttaattttatttttttgaaattttgggttGTTTTTTTGGTAGAGAATCTAAAGATGTGACATAGAGACAAGAATGTGGGAGATTTGaaagttttaaaaaagtaaGTGGGACCAAATTAATTGGTTTTTGGCACCTTAATAAAaactttttcaaattaaaattctaGTTTTGCCGTTGCTTTTGTTAGGATTATAGTAATTGATATCGTGATAAATTATCTTGAGGTTGGAATAATAATATGATGATTAGTTATTACAatataaaacaatgaaaatgataaatttgatCCATTGGGTCcttcaaatcatttttctattaaaCAAGATGGAAGATTTATTtgcaaagaaataaaagaaaattagatattatgTAATATATGTAACAAATCAAACAtacaataagaaataatattagCATAGCTTGTGTTCGAACGAAACAAGTACCACTAATAGTGTTAATTTGTTTAACAacacaaacaattttttttataattgaaaataatctacaatttttttaattatttcaaaaggcaaaaaattaatttttcaagataaaataccataaatttatatttatttatctcTCAGTAGTTTAACATATTTATCTTTTCACTAAATAcaaattcatttcttttttttttttctattttcatcaTATCTTTCCTTCCTCACCCCCGAACGCCCCCACCCccatctttttttgtttttctttaccTCTTCTAATTCATTTTGGAATAGTCTATCAACTATAAATACAAGTTTTTTCTAAAGAATATTCAATAAAAGGTTAATTTTACAAATACACTTTAAAGGAAgtaatatttctttcttattttctattCCTTGAAATTTAAAGATCTAATCTCTTTAAATAATCTTAAGTAAAAGATCATCATAAACTTGATAACAAGGTTGAAAAAAGAGAAGTTCTAGCCTCATGATCATAGAaggatgaaaaaattaattaaatgactATCTCATAAATTTGTTtgggaaaattatattaaataaccAGGATATTTCTGcaagtaaaatttattataagcaTAAGTAGTGTGAGGGTCTAAGTAAGAatgtaagagaaaaaaaaaagtatgtgtTTGGAGGGAAGTGGATACAATTTTATCAATCATTATTGATACACATGTGAAAGTTATAAGATCATTTCGagattaaattcaaaataatggGCTATTTTAGACTTTTAATCAATATAAGAAACTATATtattaaatcaaaagaaattaataattaatatatataacatGGGTCCTTAGTGGTAGAGCATTTGACTGCAGATCAAGAGGTCACCAGTTCGAATTTGATAGGGCCTTTTTTTGTACCATTTTTCGAGCCTAGTCATTAAATAGCCTTATGTAAAAGAAACAATTAGGTTAAAATGAGAAGTTTTAACCGCATGATCTTAGAGCAAGGAAAGA
This region includes:
- the LOC125875837 gene encoding pentatricopeptide repeat-containing protein At3g58590 — its product is MRNTTSLSRISIFPKYFSNHGDKIKHQRLIQLLQEPNWIQSLDATKALHALTITMGQHPTQPFLANNTIMFKYSVFGDIRIARKVFDNMSKRNVASYNTMISGYSRNGSLLEAWKLFSEMRGCGYEPTQFSFGGVLGCECLDVIQGFQLQALAEKLGLFFVDAVTGTALLGLLGRKGWLDEAMQVFDEMPKRNLVTLNCMISLFGQYECVEESMMVLRRLLRSGMAPSESTFVGILVGFVGELDFILGELVHGLVVKNGLDFSVSVNNSLINMYAKCSDIHKTEKMFEDVPVKDVVSWNTMVGAMAKIERADRALVVFRKMCVSGLLPNDTSYVSALSCCTSQQFRLLGESIHAKVIQKKFESDVYVGSALLDFYVKCDRLDDARVCFDEISEKNVVTWNTLMLGYSSKGSSYAISLLQQMIHSGCLPTEFSFSIAVKSSGILEVLQLHSLSIKMGYIDNDYVSSSLISSYAKTSSVDDALRFVTTNDMPLPVVASNMIANIYNRNGQFDKTQELFSDLENPDTISWNILIAACSRNGDYEEVFELLEHMRMARVSPDRYTYVSLFSVCTKLCNLGLGSSLHGLITKTDFKRCDTFVCNIMIDMYGKCGSLASSIKIFNEMTTKNVITWTSIVSALGLHGYALEALEKFKEMDMTGIKPDKVAFLSVLSACRHVGLVKEGMELFGQMKGKYGVEPDMDHYLIAVDLLARYGYLTDAEQLITGMPFPPNALIWRIFLEGCKKKRSIDDTLALAS